One segment of Tetrapisispora phaffii CBS 4417 chromosome 1, complete genome DNA contains the following:
- the DPC25 gene encoding Dpc25p (similar to Saccharomyces cerevisiae YPL107W; ancestral locus Anc_8.591): protein MFTMLVRQHAKKTAFYNVKWKLVTRNMTFTGNTAGVPSANEQRLTRGASEDVMKRNTTVEGGHSPMDSRMIAGIAVPSRPFQPENCCMSGCVNCVWDIYSEDIKYWRLKRLEAVEKVTATSEVWPEDWDPPLKLLPMKNIPKSLKSKKLEYEELVKNASIDKVNGLFPPRKHSLPKSVIEAKKRNLIKKTQENLKAEEVDNDGWNDIPVSIKAFAEFERKKKLSKVH from the coding sequence ATGTTTACTATGTTAGTACGACAGCACGCTAAGAAGACTGCGTTTTATAATGTTAAATGGAAATTAGTTACACGAAACATGACTTTTACTGGGAACACAGCGGGGGTTCCTTCTGCAAATGAGCAGAGGTTAACTAGAGGTGCTTCTGAGGATGTGATGAAAAGAAACACAACAGTGGAAGGTGGACATTCGCCAATGGATAGTCGCATGATTGCAGGGATTGCTGTCCCATCAAGACCGTTTCAACCAGAAAATTGCTGTATGTCAGGATGTGTAAACTGCGTTTGGGATATTTACAGCGAggatatcaaatattggAGATTGAAGCGACTTGAGGCTGTGGAGAAGGTTACTGCGACATCAGAGGTTTGGCCTGAAGATTGGGATCCTCCCTTGAAACTACTACCAATGAAGAATATTCCAAAATCTTTGAAATCGAAGAAATTGGAATATGAAGAATTAGTGAAGAACGCTTCAATCGATAAAGTAAATGGTTTATTCCCTCCAAGGAAACATTCCCTTCCGAAGAGTGTCATTGAGGCAAAGAAAAGGAACCTTATTAAGAAAACACAAGAAAATCTTAAAGCAGAAGAAGTCGATAATGATGGATGGAATGATATTCCTGTGTCGATTAAAGCATTTGCTGAATTcgaaagaaagaaaaagttATCCAAAGTGCattga
- the POP7 gene encoding ribonuclease P/MRP protein subunit POP7 (similar to Saccharomyces cerevisiae POP7 (YBR167C); ancestral locus Anc_8.593): protein MADKQKRFRLVKRNPSIKGLSHQKIHSTVYIKSTTPYVSGVKRINKFLENLDKQAAIYVTVLGMGRAVEKTLSMALYFENTKHKRVEVYTRTVDLLDEVIDESAEESTSTSDSDSDDDEHKVTTLKNRKITGIELRLYP, encoded by the coding sequence ATGGCCGATAAGCAGAAAAGGTTCAGATTAGTGAAACGAAACCCTTCCATCAAGGGGTTATCACACCAGAAAATCCATAGCACTGTGTACATCAAGAGCACCACGCCATATGTGAGTGGTGTGAAGAGGATCAACAAGTTTCTCGAGAACCTGGACAAGCAGGCAGCCATATATGTGACTGTGCTAGGAATGGGCCGTGCCGTCGAGAAGACTTTGTCGATGGCATTGTATTTTGAGAACACCAAGCACAAGAGAGTGGAGGTATACACAAGAACTGTGGACTTGCTGGATGAAGTGATCGATGAGTCTGCAGAGGAGAGCACAAGTACGAGCGATAGCGATAGCGATGACGATGAACACAAAGTGACCACTCTAAAAAACAGAAAGATAACTGGTATCGAACTTCGACTCTACCCATAG
- the SLK19 gene encoding Slk19p (similar to Saccharomyces cerevisiae SLK19 (YOR195W); ancestral locus Anc_8.604) — translation MDSSPKTPRNKVGPIDFIDMRQGELGLKDSSGDYKVQPVGKSSPSRMNGMQNQSFANSDLALDCILRTNQPSDNNNMEKEILDNIDINQMFNHKADKIKSFAKDSYQAIHKELNDDDDDDDDDVVRMNHSPIKIDISSPVKASDEAATNTHDTDVDGPIVKRPKLQLDGAPDLQKDYGEREDSYNEGNTLPKQIDMVDMIDSPNKFSLHVDNMKTIEIQKAIFETTNEETHRFDDMKADKKNTESNSDKVITPEKQTRDDTPNLNKLTPLYNTDLAISMQLNHLEENKKKYVIDEHNSFKVISERNKDLIAQINNLNKELNISLSAQEQTIYNFKLLKAEYDGLSEKYETKINITAEEMENIQTERENQNRKIDKLKKKISEYKDEISMLNQNQKILQNKYNQTSDESEKWKLSHEEVNDKLQALEKDHQAVLNNLNQLISDKEKLGSELSSYENQVKDLNENIHSLEEKDKLNSNKLETITEEYKTLQQKLQDTLSQQSGTTNDLNKQLEETRLAKIEVESQLDELKTSSISEKETLEIKLKETEQQLENNTKLVDELLAKKTSLETELHEKINSIELLKKQNTESNDDSEINKAQVGQLKIEIQALKEKEMVLNDSINKLEDKTEEWKMKYQDKCSDLDKNRLEVESLQMKCKNMEEEHLAELERVHANISLLQTLIEENNDNMNTLKKENELLKTGNSKTNRQEETMNENMTKMSDEINSLKTETTTLKEQLANKEQEINKRLKLLAEDLYVQYSSKHEQKVKLLKKGYDSKYQTKIDQLTLQNEGYLQEVDQLKKQLALERNEKQKVLQLLEKE, via the coding sequence atggattCATCACCAAAAACTCCAAGAAATAAGGTTGGTCCGattgattttattgatatgAGGCAAGGAGAGCTAGGATTAAAAGACAGTTCCGGTGATTACAAAGTACAACCTGTTGGGAAGTCATCGCCATCGAGAATGAATGGCATGCAAAACCAATCCTTTGCTAATTCTGATTTGGCATTAGATTGTATTCTAAGAACTAACCAACCTAGtgataacaataacatGGAGAAGGAAATATtagataatattgatattaatcAGATGTTCAATCACAAAGCtgacaaaataaaatcgtTTGCAAAAGATAGTTACCAAGCCATACATAAGGAACTTAATGACgatgacgatgatgatgacgatgatgTAGTCAGAATGAATCACTCTCCTATTAAGATTGATATAAGCTCACCTGTCAAAGCCTCAGATGAAGCTGCTACAAACACACATGATACCGATGTTGATGGACCGATAGTTAAGAGACCGAAATTACAGCTGGATGGCGCACCTGATTTACAAAAGGATTATGGTGAGAGAGAAGACAGTTACAATGAAGGAAATACTTTACCGAAACAAATCGATATGGTCGATATGATCGATAGTCCAAATAAGTTTTCACTACATGTTGATAATAtgaaaacaattgaaattcAGAAGGCCATATTCGAAACAACTAATGAAGAAACCCATAGGTTTGATGATATGAAAGctgataaaaaaaatacagaGAGTAATTCTGATAAAGTAATCACACcagaaaaacaaacaagAGATGATACTCctaatttgaataaattaacgCCGCTATATAATACAGATTTGGCTATTAGCATGCAACTAAATCATCtcgaagaaaataaaaaaaaatatgttatAGATGAACATAATAGTTTTAAAGTTATATCAGAAAGAAACAAAGATCTGATAGCGCAAATAAATAACCTcaataaagaattaaatatttcacttTCTGCGCAGGAACAAACAATATACaactttaaattattaaaagcAGAATATGATGGATTATcagaaaaatatgaaacaaaaataaacataaCTGCAGAAGAGAtggaaaatattcaaacaGAAAGAGAGAATCAAAATAGgaaaattgataaattaaagaagaaaataagtgaatataaagatgaaatttcaatgttGAATCAAAATCAGAAAATTCTACAAAATAAGTACAACCAAACCTCTGATGAATCGGAAAAATGGAAACTATCTCATGAAGAGGTTAATGATAAACTTCAAGCGCTAGAAAAAGACCATCAAGCTGTGCTTAACaatttaaatcaattaatatcTGATAAAGAAAAGCTAGGCTCAGAACTCTCATCATATGAAAATCAAGTTAAAGACttgaatgaaaatatcCATTCCCTGGAAGAGAAGgataaattgaatagtAATAAGTTAGAAACCATCACTGAAGAATATAAAACTTTGCAGCAGAAATTACAAGACACATTAAGCCAACAGAGTGGAACAActaatgatttaaataaacaGTTAGAAGAAACACGTTTAGCAAAAATTGAAGTAGAGAGCCAATTAGATGAACTAAAAACCTCGTCTATTAGTGAAAAGGAAACATTAGAAATCAAACTAAAAGAAACAGAACAACAGTTAGAAAATAACACGAAATTAGTTGACGAATTACTTGCTAAGAAAACATCACTAGAAACTGAGCTCCATGAGAAAATAAACTCAATAGAGCTTCTAAAGAAACAGAATACTGAATCAAATGATGATTCAGAGATAAATAAAGCTCAAGTTGGgcaattgaaaattgaaattcaaGCCCTCAAAGAAAAGGAGATGGTTTTGAATGACTCAATCAATAAGTTAGAGGATAAAACTGAGGAATGGAAGATGAAATATCAAGATAAATGTTCTGACTTAGATAAAAATCGTTTAGAAGTGGAAAGTTTACAAATGAAATGTAAAAATATGGAAGAAGAGCATTTAGCGGAATTAGAAAGAGTGCATGCAAACATAAGCTTATTGCAAACgttaattgaagaaaataatgacaaCATGAATActttgaagaaagaaaatgaacTTTTAAAAACTGGGAATTCTAAAACTAACCGTCAAGAAGAGACGatgaatgaaaatatgACCAAGATGTCAGACGAGATCAATTCATTAAAGACAGAAACAACTACTTTGAAAGAACAGTTAGCTAATAAAGAGCAAGAAATAAACAAAAGACTAAAATTATTAGCGGAAGACCTCTATGTACAATATTCAAGTAAACATGAACAGAAAGtaaagttattaaaaaaaggCTATGACTCAAAATACCAAACAAAAATCGATCAATTGACATTACAAAATGAGGGCTATCTACAAGAGGTTGATCAGTTGAAAAAACAATTGGCTCTCGAACGTAACGAGAAGCAAAAAGTTCTACAACTTCTAGAGAAAGAATGA
- the TPHA0A01160 gene encoding glyoxylate reductase (similar to Saccharomyces cerevisiae YPL113C; ancestral locus Anc_8.602), which produces MATSSKKNILLTYRDIWNIDESLPLYKTLSPKVNFIKYKITTKHDFKRFLENSTINGWWINEEFFDLLGNPSDYWNQYPESLKAILVPWVGCEFIDGAKLWKEKQILLCNIGNNAATNVADMAIFLTISCFRLTTAWEYCLRFLEHGDIKNCKTYIGGSDKPQLTMWTRDSDAEHVSIQMPSKVNYSSSDKQVFNMHNNYTILGKELESPTNKNVLILGFGAIGRNIGKRLHYCFDAHIYYFKRSGAVHPSSLNYPAHYCPSLTDRTTWENIDLIVLSLPSNKDSNDLICTKTLAMCKNGVRIVNVGRGSCINEEDLIDALNTGKVSSCGLDVYKDESKPIKKELLERIDITLMPHIGSDVKDMIERQTVATLENIEDIFLHNGKGKYTINLPK; this is translated from the coding sequence ATGGCTACTTCATCtaagaaaaatatacttttgACCTATCGTGACATTTGGAATATCGATGAGTCCCTGCCACTTTACAAAACTCTTTCTCCAAAAGTTAACTTCATAAAATACAAGATCACCACTAAGCATGATTTCAAGAGGTTCTTAGAAAACAGTACAATTAATGGATGGTGGAttaatgaagaattttttGACCTATTAGGCAACCCTAGTGACTACTGGAATCAATACCCTGAATCATTGAAAGCAATATTGGTTCCATGGGTAGGATGTGAATTCATCGATGGTGCAAAACTGTGGAAGGAAAAACAAATTCTACTCTGTAATATTGGTAATAATGCAGCAACTAACGTAGCAGATATGGCAATATTCTTAACTATAAGTTGCTTTAGGCTGACTACTGCTTGGGAATATTGTCTAAGATTTTTGGAGCATGGTGATATTAAGAATTGTAAAACTTATATCGGAGGCTCTGATAAGCCTCAGTTGACAATGTGGACTAGGGATTCAGATGCTGAACATGTAAGCATACAAATGCCAAGTAAAGTTAACTATTCTTCATCTGACAAGCAAGTATTCAATATGCATAACAATTACACAATACTGGGGAAAGAGTTAGAATCAccaacaaataaaaatgtgtTGATCTTGGGATTCGGCGCAATTGGAAGGAATATTGGTAAGAGATTACATTACTGTTTCGATGCACATATATACTATTTCAAAAGGTCTGGCGCTGTTCATCCAAGTTCACTAAATTATCCAGCTCATTATTGCCCTTCTTTAACTGACAGAACAACATGGGAGAATATAGATCTAATAGTTCTTTCATTACCTTCAAATAAGGATTCTAACGATTTAATATGCACAAAAACTCTTGCCATGTGTAAGAATGGTGTAAGAATAGTAAATGTAGGACGTGGATCATGCATTAATGAAGAGGATTTGATTGACGCATTGAATACAGGGAAAGTGAGTTCATGTGGACTTGACGTGTATAAAGACGAATCAAAGccaataaaaaaagagCTATTAGAAAGGATAGATATCACCTTAATGCCACACATAGGCAGTGATGTAAAAGATATGATTGAAAGACAAACTGTGGCTactttagaaaatattgaagataTATTTCTTCATAATGGTAAAGGGAAGTACACTATCAATCTCCCAAAATAA
- the ARL1 gene encoding Arf family GTPase ARL1 (similar to Saccharomyces cerevisiae ARL1 (YBR164C); ancestral locus Anc_8.597) has translation MGNLFSSMFDRLWGVNKELRILILGLDGAGKTTILYRLQIGEVVTTKPTIGFNVETLSYKNLKLNVWDLGGQTSIRPYWRCYYADTSAVIFVVDSTDKDRMATASKELHLMLQEEELQDAALLVFANKQDQVGALSASEVSKELNLVELKDRSWSIVASSAIKGEGITEGLDWLIDVIKEEQL, from the coding sequence ATGGGGAATTTATTCAGTTCTATGTTTGATAGGTTATGGGGTGTTAATAAAGAACTACGTATTTTAATCCTTGGTTTGGATGGTGCTGGTAAGACCACAATTTTATACAGATTGCAGATTGGTGAGGTGGTCACTACAAAGCCAACCATTGGTTTTAATGTAGAGACATTGTCGTATAAGAATTTGAAGCTGAATGTTTGGGATTTAGGTGGACAAACTAGTATCAGACCGTATTGGCGTTGTTACTATGCAGACACATCCGCTGTTATATTCGTTGTCGATTCCACAGACAAAGATCGTATGGCCACTGCATCAAAGGAGTTACATCTAATGTTACAAGAGGAGGAGTTACAAGACGCTGCATTATTGGTGTTTGCCAATAAACAAGATCAAGTTGGTGCTTTGAGCGCAAGTGAAGTCTCTAAAGAACTGAATCTTGTGGAACTGAAGGATAGAAGCTGGTCTATTGTCGCCTCAAGTGCAATCAAAGGTGAAGGCATAACAGAAGGTCTGGATTGGCTGATCGATGTGATAAAGGAGGAACAattataa
- the TPHA0A01140 gene encoding uncharacterized protein (similar to Saccharomyces cerevisiae BEM3 (YPL115C); ancestral locus Anc_8.605), with translation MTNSRTPLGALELLQQYNDHRLQKDKVIEYIEDNVIEPDQTPSYDALVEENKELKKKLKDQKNDIDRLNQYIEDLEDKLQKNNAVTLIHNDTDTVLLNTSNQLSKPIPTRSNNRTTNRKILNSSVTPLKLNESDDVKHSLTSNFDIENTIDSALDDMSPDPTRLHKTHDNINLSSPNITGSNKSSSSVLSASEQSLKLTKGEISPLRPRSPMRDRLESPQRANRVTAVINNHIHSPLTEIFSTETDISFFDQSKLKFFNDTSKTSLDQLKKSELTNNSEFSPSSKAKINDFTELLDHSFLTGSTDLKFSNPLSIDDKKVDGLVKTSPTAAHLNTDAKLSSPVILSKPTDFKRDIGQQFLSIPSIEDKAYDTNTNKNRASPLLSSKMSRSPSLKSLNGDNIPSVKSPAESNHIPLFVEPQDFGTIKLTAISTLYIDQLSSSKERLVLISVVDRNTDKEIFRFAKSFYKIFELNNQLRSMSGEYSLPPLPDNSLFDTLTPLKVYSRLAKINAYLSSLFNIPTFSGEIGLLIARFISTDTVINPESLHDSSKEGYLLTRRQKTLSSTQPWKVNYAVLHDNILDLLEDSTIKESTNINNTTIESIHASQDNKYGTIHGFQIVEHKGGLSSNNKYYMCAETAAEKSEWINILDSVSNKSQSKSSQSSTIDQASLADSFEEKTKIPLNSHSPISPSKSPEQCDRKEQKKGKRSFFPFKRSMGILSPSPGSEEALPTESDEINYFISNPITSSHNFTRSKGIFGLPIEEAVKLSSHKLQNKYEIPSIVYRCLEFIYTKGGLQEQGIFRLSGSSALVRILQDKFNTDHDINLCTYLEESESTTSNIVDVNTAASLLKLYLRNLPHLIFGDEFYSSFKNAAESSNSPSLVALEFKKLIQSPSMSNSKVALMYALFELLKKTSENNKINKMNLKNICIVFSPTLNIPIDILQPFIVDFDCIFKDGKPISDNERVLIDVDIPQLS, from the coding sequence ATGACTAATTCTAGAACTCCTCTTGGAGCTTTGGAGCTATTACAGCAATATAATGACCACAGACTGCAGAAAGATAAGGTCATTGAATACATTGAAGATAATGTCATTGAACCAGACCAAACACCTTCTTATGATGCGTTAGTGGAAGAGAAcaaagaattgaaaaaaaaattgaaagacCAAAAGAATGATATAGATAGACTGAACCAATACATAGAGGACCTTGAAGACAAGTTGCAGAAAAACAATGCTGTAACTTTGATACACAATGATACCGATACGGTATTGCTAAATACTAGCAATCAATTGTCAAAACCTATTCCAACAAGGTCAAACAATAGAACAACtaatagaaaaatattaaattcaagCGTTACACCactaaaattaaatgaatcaGATGACGTTAAACATTCATTAACAAGTAATTTTGACATCGAGAACACAATAGATAGTGCATTGGATGATATGTCACCAGATCCTACTAGATTGCATAAAACTcatgataatataaactTATCATCACCAAATATTACAGGTTCCAATAAATCAAGTTCCTCTGTATTATCTGCATCAGAACAGTCATTGAAATTGACAAAAGGCGAAATATCTCCATTGAGGCCACGTTCTCCAATGAGAGATAGACTAGAGTCTCCACAAAGGGCTAATCGTGTCACAGCTGTGATAAATAATCATATACATTCTCCATTAACTGAAATTTTCTCCACCGAAACAGATATATCCTTTTTTGATCAATCAaagttaaaattttttaatgatacTTCTAAAACTTCTTTGGATCAGTTGAAAAAGTCTGAATTGACTAACAATTCTGAGTTTTCACCTTCGTCCAAAGCCAAGATCAATGATTTCACAGAACTATTGGAtcattcatttttaacGGGGTCTACAGatctaaaattttcaaatccTTTATCAATCGATGACAAGAAAGTAGATGGCTTAGTAAAAACATCACCAACAGCTGCACATCTGAATACAGACGCAAAATTAAGCTCACCCGTGATATTAAGTAAACCAACAGATTTTAAAAGAGATATTGGACAACAATTTTTATCTATTCCTTCAATAGAAGATAAAGCTTATGATACAaatactaataaaaatCGTGCCAGCCCATTATTATCTTCTAAGATGTCAAGATCACCAAGTCTCAAGAGTTTGAATGGAGATAATATCCCAAGTGTCAAAAGCCCTGCAGAATCAAATCACATCCCATTATTTGTTGAACCACAAGACTTTGGTACTATTAAACTTACTGCAATTAGtacattatatatagatcAGCTTAGTTCATCTAAGGAACGATTGGTTTTGATTAGTGTTGTTGATCGTAACACGgataaagaaatttttaGGTTTGCCAAATCATtctataaaatatttgaattaaataatcaattgagATCTATGTCGGGGGAATATTCACTTCCTCCCTTACCGGATAATAGCCTTTTTGATACCTTGACTCCATTAAAGGTTTATTCGAGATTGGCAAAAATTAATGCTTATTTGTCCAGTTTATTCAACATCCCAACCTTTTCCGGTGAAATTGGACTGTTAATTGCAAGATTTATTAGCACAGACACAGTAATCAACCCTGAAAGTTTGCATGATTCCTCTAAAGAAGGCTACTTGCTAACTAGAAGACAAAAAACATTAAGCTCAACTCAACCATGGAAAGTAAATTATGCAGTTTTGcatgataatatattggATTTGCTTGAAGACTCGACTATAAAAGAATCtactaatattaataataccaCTATTGAATCGATACATGCCTCTCAAGACAATAAATATGGAACAATTCATGGTTTTCAAATCGTTGAACATAAGGGTGGGttatcttcaaataataagtACTATATGTGTGCTGAAACCGCAGCTGAAAAATCAGAAtggataaatatattagattCAGTTAGTAACAAATCTCAATCGAAATCTTCTCAAAGTTCTACGATTGATCAAGCTTCGCTTGCTGATtcatttgaagaaaagaCTAAAATTCCATTAAACTCACATAGCCCAATATCTCCATCAAAAAGTCCAGAGCAGTGTGATAGAAAGGAGCAGAAAAAGGGGAAACGTAGTTTCTTTCCATTTAAGAGGTCAATGGGAATTTTAAGTCCATCTCCTGGATCCGAAGAAGCTCTGCCAACAGAAAGtgatgaaataaattatttcatcTCTAACCCAATCACTTCCTCCCATAATTTTACTAGATCTAAAGGAATCTTTGGATTACCTATCGAAGAAGCAGTTAAGCTATCATCACACAAACTTCAgaataaatatgaaattcCTAGTATCGTTTATCGATGCTTggaatttatatatacaaaagGTGGTTTACAAGAACAAGGTATATTTAGATTGAGTGGGTCTTCTGCATTGGTAAGGATATTACaagataaatttaatacaGATCATGATATCAATCTTTGTACATATTTGGAGGAAAGTGAGTCGACAACATCGAATATAGTAGATGTGAATACAGCAGCTAGTTTATTAAAACTTTATCTCCGTAATTTGCCACACTTAATATTTGGTGATGAGTTTTATTCATCTTTCAAAAACGCTGCTGAATCTAGTAATAGCCCTTCTTTAGTAGCCTTGGaatttaagaaattaatCCAAAGTCCTTCAATGTCTAATTCAAAGGTGGCGTTGATGTATGCATTATTcgaattattaaagaagacgagtgaaaataataagatCAATAAAATGAACTTGAAAAACATTTGCATTGTATTTTCTCCTACTCTTAATATTCCGATAGACATACTTCAACCATTCATAGTTGATTTTGattgtatatttaaagatggGAAACCTATATCTGACAACGAAAGAGTACTTATAGATGTGGATATTCCGCAATTAtcttaa
- the LIP5 gene encoding lipoate synthase (similar to Saccharomyces cerevisiae LIP5 (YOR196C); ancestral locus Anc_8.606): protein MSMLQRSANNIFHSYTNKRLISNTVKNATVDNISRGRRATQFKDTLNKGPSFADFLSGKAAKFNLDPLESARQDKEEVKRLPKWLRVPIPKGSGYHKLQKDLKELKLSTVCQEAKCPNIGECWGGDDRSKSTATIMLLGDTCTRGCRFCSVKTNRNPAKPDPSEPLNTAEAISRWGLGYVVLTTVDRDDLVDSGAYHLAETVRLIKEKAPKTLVETLSGDFMGNLEMVDVMAMSGLDVYAHNLETTEALTPHVRDRRATYRQSLAVLERAKKTVPDLITKTSIMLGLGETDEQVLQTLKDLRTIDCNVVTFGQYMRPTKRHMKVVEYVHPDKFDYWKQIALDMGFSYCASGPLVRSSYKAGESFIENILRSRKHQK from the coding sequence ATGTCTATGCTCCAAAGATCagcaaataatatttttcattcatATACTAATAAGAGATTGATATCGAATACTGTGAAGAATGCAACAGTCGATAACATCAGTAGAGGCAGAAGAGCCACACAATTCAAAGATACGTTAAATAAAGGTCCTTCATTTGCTGATTTTCTATCAGGTAAAGCTGCAAAGTTTAATTTAGATCCTCTAGAGAGTGCTAGACaagataaagaagaagttaaGAGATTACCCAAATGGCTTAGAGTACCAATTCCAAAAGGTTCAGGTTATCACAAATTACAGAAAGATCTGAAAGAACTTAAATTAAGTACAGTTTGTCAAGAAGCAAAGTGTCCAAATATAGGAGAATGTTGGGGTGGAGATGATAGATCAAAATCTACAGCAACAATTATGTTATTAGGTGATACATGTACTCGTGGATGCAGATTTTGTTCCGTCAAGACAAATAGAAATCCTGCAAAACCAGATCCATCGGAACCATTAAACACAGCTGAAGCTATCAGTAGGTGGGGTCTAGGTTATGTTGTGTTGACAACTGTGGATAGAGATGATTTAGTTGATAGTGGTGCATACCATTTGGCTGAGACTGTGAGGTTGATAAAAGAAAAGGCACCAAAGACATTAGTTGAAACGTTATCTGGTGATTTCATGGGTAATTTAGAGATGGTTGATGTCATGGCCATGAGTGGGCTGGATGTGTATGCACATAATCTAGAGACTACAGAAGCTTTAACACCACATGTTAGAGATAGAAGAGCTACATACAGACAGTCGCTGGCCGTGCTAGAACGAGCAAAGAAAACTGTACCTGatttaataacaaaaacGTCAATTATGCTAGGATTAGGGGAAACAGATGAACAAGTTTTACAAACACTGAAGGATCTAAGAACAATAGATTGTAATGTCGTCACATTTGGTCAGTACATGAGACCTACCAAAAGACATATGAAGGTTGTCGAGTATGTCCATCCagataaatttgattaCTGGAAGCAGATTGCTTTAGACATGGGTTTTTCTTACTGTGCATCTGGACCACTTGTTAGGTCATCTTACAAAGCTGGTGAGTCttttattgaaaacatACTTAGATCAAGAAAGCACCAGAAGTAA